A stretch of DNA from Ctenopharyngodon idella isolate HZGC_01 chromosome 6, HZGC01, whole genome shotgun sequence:
ttatttttaatatatatatatatatatatatatttatatataaaaacataacatactGCACACTTTttcttaagtattttttttagcaaaacatttcacaaaatgaaGTTTGTTATATGAAAGGTATACAtgttatatgaaatatatagtGATTGAAATTACATCaatagatacatttttttaaaatattgttttaaaataagagGTCAAGGTGTAGGGCATTTTAGGACACCTGTATGAACTTGAGGGGGACTTTATACATCCTCTAAAATgaccttaaaattaaaatttgatcAGAAAAGTGAGGTTCTGAGAAAAGTTGAATGTCATTTTTTGCAGATGCTATTTGGTTAGATATGttgtatctaatgcaatgaatttaagacatttttaagttTGACTTGAGTGTAACTCTGTGATACTGACCCGTGTGACTTCCACTGATGTTCTGGAGACTGAGGCTGGAGAGACAACTGCTGGCCCGGTTCCGTACCCTCATCAtaggctgaaataaaatcaaaagataATGACTGACACCAAGTTCACCTAAAATCGAATAGCATTTCCAAACAGACTGGACTGACACATCAAAGTCAGTTTAAGGGCATATAGTACGTCCAATATCTGCTTGTATAGTATAATATCTCATCTATTGGCATTGTTTAATATGTCTGTTGTCCATTACCTCCTCCTCACGTGGGATAAGGATCTGTCCATCTTGAAGAAAACAGTTGCTAATATCCCAAACAGGAACGTCTTGTGGGGGGGCCCAGGAGAGCCGAACAGGTTCTTGGACCACATTCTCAGGCTCACacttttctttgtcttttcataaaaatgtaaaagagttAACATGAAACATTTCAATTAGAAATGGCCTAGAAGCTTCAAAGACAAAACATGACACAATGAAATTGTAATCCAGTTTCAACATCATAAGGGCTTATTTAGTTAAAATAATGATAGCAGTCATGAGTAATCCCATTAATGTCCAATTACATGTTTAGGTCAATATCCTTTGGGtacaaagggggaaaaaaaattcttgttaAGCACTTCTGTGTTAGTTATCTATTTTTTAGTCTTTCATTCTATCTCCATCTTGCACATCCTGTTATTGCACTCTCATTCTTTAGCGCCATTTAGTGGCATCTGCATGTACAATCCTTTACAAGGTTTAGAAAGTGTGTCTACACTGTCCAACAATAGATGTCTTTCTAAGAGCTCTACAAAAACCTTCATATCTCTTAATGGTTTCAACTTTAAGCGTATGTTTTTAGAACATTTAGCATTTAATATAAAGCTCTTACCATGCTCTGCAACAAGAGTACTCTGTAGACGCTGTCTCTTGAACTTCTGTGAGACCGTTTGCAGGTACTTTCTTATTTTACCCCTCTGTGTTGTGTCCTGGACCGTGGTCCCTGATGCCTGTGCGCTGGAGGACCCAGAAGAGGAGTTTAGGACTGAAGATAGAAGGGACCCTGGTGGCTCTGAAAGAGCTCTGCGGAAAGGGTTTTTCCTTGAAGTTGCCGGCTTGTCTGGTTTGGAGGGGCTTTCGGCCCCTCGAGTTGCAGTCGAGCACTTTTCCCCCGCGTCTTCACTCAGAGCTTTACGCCAACTCTGCATTTTATTCCATTTGTTTGAAGCCCCTTTCTCCAGCCTCTCGATAGCCCCCTGTGCCGCCGTCTCTGTCTTGGCCCCCGTGTGCCACTTGTAGGTGTTGAGTAGCTTGCCATCCTCTGGTTGGTGTGGGTCTTGATCAACCGGACTGTTTTGTTCAGGAGACAGTTCCATGTCCTCTTCAATCTGTGGTGCTGACTGCTCAGCACTCGGTTCTTTGTTCGTACCCATCTAGATTTCTTCTCTTTGACCCAGTTTTGTGAACTCTTATGTTTTGTATGGAATGCAAAGTATTTTCTTGTAGTACCTCAAAGTGAGTTTCCTCAGCTCTTTCCAGTTTTAGAGATTTTTATATGTGTCGTATCTTCCTCAATTTCGAGTGCTCCGGATCTCATCATCCACTCACTTCACCTATTGGCCACTTCCTCAGATTGTTTTGCGCATCATCAATTTCAAAAGTCTGTCATTTCACTAAGGTCCTGTTTAAGTGGTAACTCTTACACTCACAGTTGTCTATAGTATATGGtacatatattaatttgtggcTTCGATAAATTGATGCGTGTAGTTGTAAATGATGCAGTCCATTGTGGTCCCCAGCTTTTGTAGGtataagcctttttttttttcagtgcgtACTTGTCGTCCAGTATTCAGGAAACCAGTCAGTTTGTGGGTGGAGAAATCAGGTTTGGTTCACAGGTTAAAGACAGAGATTATAATGTTTCCCAGAGTGACCCAACAAATGCAACATTTCTGAAATGTTCTATTCTATGTCCTTCTTATTTATAAAAATCTAAGAAAGCATAATCTGTAAATTGATCTTGTTTTGTTCTTATTGTATACATAGTATTTAATTGTGAAACGGTGAGGTGGTCACTGGTAAAAACTCTTATGATTATCCTAGGGTAACATAATCaagattagatttttttttgattaaatatgaaCAGGGTTGGCAGTTAAACCTAAATACCTGCTTGTTTTGTTCAGTGACGGTTAAATTTCCTGTCATAACAAGCAGCACTTCCTGTCTCACTCTGGGGCCTGCTATGAAAACCACTTCCTGTCGTGGTAATTTTTTCAACCTTTTGCTTCAGTTTAAACTGCCACGTACAAAAATCAACCTGTAACATTAGAGAGCACACTCTTTATTTTCACACACGTAATTCACACTTACAGTAGCATTTCAAGGTTTTAGGTAACAGACTCCCAACCAATGTACAAACTAATGCTAATGTCATGTTTCATTAACATTTCAGTaacttataaattatattttaaattatatgtatttttcatactaattagtgggcttcacttgtcatgtcatgtcagtGACAGCAGATGTCCGCAAAGGATTCGTATCCTGTGAAAAATATGGTTCAAAAACAGATTGATGTGTTAGCATGACAAATATTTCCAGCATTAAACtatatgttgaaattaataatattatataattatatagaaTCTTACATACTTTGTAGTGTTCCCAGGTGGTTATCTCAGAATACAGGGAATCCCCTGGGCAGGACGTGGCTACTACTTGTCTATGTCCCAGAATGGTAAAATTCTCCTGCAGAAATCCGTTGCTCACTCCACATTTGACCAGATGATGGCGCACAAGCTCCATGTCATAATGGGAGGGTAAATGAGTGCTGTAGTTTCCAATGAAAGCAACACCATACCCAACAGGATTACGTCCTCTAGTATGAGCTCCTACCCACATCCAACCTCGACCTTCATAGATGTAGCCATCAGACCCAACCGCAAAGCTTGGAGAGACACATACACATAATACTTACAAATGACTCAAAATGTGATCTTTTACTTCCATTCTACTCAAAGAAAAAATAGGCACAAATATGGTTCTATATATGTTCtgatcgttttttttttttacaaaaaccacaaagtAGGTCAGTGCCACTTTTaagcatttgacattttgtgCGTATAAACATTATATCTGTTCCAAAACCAGATGCTGGTGTAACAGacgtaggccggtaagagctgtgcgtgtaaacctcattcccctgatctcaagaggcgctctagcgactgacactagagacTGTAGTCtgtagcctccttgttagagagcccgactcccatgccagcgGACCTGTGTTAGAGTCCCGCTTAGCGCGTGCGGTTCGAACAAGAGGGTTTACACTGGCTTCTAAGGCAGCATCCGAACTTAAATGTAACCTCGTAAGGGACTGTTTTGAAATGCTCTGCATAGCCAGCAACTCTGTCAACATCCTAAAAGCACTCCTCTATTAAAGCATTGACTTTCAATTGATTCCTATAGAGTTtggcattagcatgttgcttattacctacacacacagaaaaaaaaagaaaacattacataatacacaaatattgaataaaacaaTTGTccatttgatatatttaattGTACTAAACTATATCTGATTAACACTTTCCAGTATTGAATGAATTATGGGATTTGtcttttccgccattttggatttattattgCATCCAAATATTCAGTAGGCATAAAATGGTATgtaaaagagtagtatgtctggatttacagtattcataaaacttttaaggacaacaaaacaaatgtagTATGTCTGGATTATCATACCTCACACATTCATATAGAGCATagcatactttttttaattgttgcaaaataattacttattcaaaagaagTACTTACTCAGaaagtatgcaatttcagatgTAGCCAGAGAGTGAGACACActcaatattaatgtattaactgaTTATTACACAGTATATATCCTGTATCCTGCctactattttaaatatagtgTGAAATTGGGTGTTACACAGTATGTCACTGTAACAGCCACCaattgataaaatatttaaaatatattattgattACTTTGCAtactctgattttttttttaaattatagtaGACCtattatgtataaaatataatttctcaatgtttatttcttcattgcaatgcattctggaatTGCTTTCTCACTAAGAATCATTTGGAACAGCTTTCACACTGGGATGAAACCCACCTTTGTAGGCAATGCACTAGGTTTCGGAATAGagcatatacagtatctcataGAAGTGAGTACCACCCCTCacatttctgtaaatattttattatatcttttcatgtgacaacactgaagaaaatgatactttgctacaatgtaaagtagtgagtgtacagcttgtataacagtgtaaatttgctgtcccctcaaaataactcaacacacagccattaatgtctaaaccgctggccacaaaagtgagtacaccactaagtgaaaatgtccaaattgggcccaaagtgtcaatattttgcgtggccaccattattttccagcactgccttaaccctcttgggcatggagttcaccagagcttcacaggttgccactggagtcctcttccactcctccatgacgacatcatggagctggtggatgttagagaccttgcgctcttccaccttccatttgaggatgccccacagatgctcaatagggtttaggtaccctcagcttctttagcaaggcagtggtcgtcttggaggtgtgtttggggtcattatcatgttggaatactgccctgtggcccagtatccaaagggaggggatcatgctctgctttagtatgtcacagtacatgttggcattcatggttccctcaatgaactgtagccatgacactcccaccaccatgcttgactgtaggcaagacacacttgacTTTGTACTCCTCatctggttgccgccacacacgcttgacaccatctgaaccaaataagtttctttggtctcatcagaccacaggacatggttccagtaatccatgtccttagtctgcttgtcttcagcaaactgtttgctggctttcttgtgcatcatctttagaagaggcttccttctgggacgacagccatgcagaccaatttgatgcagtgtgtggcgtatggtctgagcactgacaggctgaccccccaccccttcaacctctgcagcaatgctggcagcactcatatgtctatttcccaaacacaacctctggatatgacgctgagcacgtgcactcaacttctttggtcgaccatggtgaggcctgttctgagtggaacttgtcctgttaaaccactgtatggtcttggccaccgtgctgcagctcagtttcagggtcttagcaatcttcttatagcctacgccatctttatatagagcaacaattctttttttcagatcctcagagagttctttgccatgaggtgccatgttgaacttccagtgaccagtatgagagagtgagagcggtaacaccaaatttaacacacctgctccccattcacacctgagaccttgtaacacttacaagtcacatgacaccggggagagaaaatggctaattgggcccaatttggacatttttacttaggggtgtactcacttttgtggccagcggtttagatattaatggctgtgtgttgagttattttgaggggacagcaaatttacactgttatacaagctgtacactcactactttacattgtagcaaagtgtcatttcagtgttgtcacatgaaaagatataataaaatatttacaaaaatgtgaggagtgtactcacttctgtgagatactgtatttgTGACAAAATCACGCTGAAGCAGATGGTACCTGTAGCCTAAGTCGTACCAACCCCGTCCCTTCTGGTGGAAATGTTGCATTGCCCTCATTTTTTTAGAACACATCTGAAGGTTTAGACAGGGTTTGCTGGGAATCTCTGTGTGGTGAATATACAGATATGGCAGGGGTGGAGACAGAGGGGTGAGAGGAGCCCGGGGCGGCGCTGCTCCCCATATACATCTAGGAATGATGGCAGGACACTCTGAAGGAGGGTAACACTTTTGTCAGCATGGCAATTGTTGGTTTAACACCAGTGTTTAAACAGGCTTTATTTGGTCTACTGGATGTACCTTTACTTACCCATGTAACGTAGCACAAACTCTTCAATTCCCTTTTTTATAAGACTTTCCACCCCGATGTCCCCTTGTTGTGGATGACTATGCAGTGCATCTGCTACCTTCTCTTGAAGCAGAAATGAATTTGTgatctttttaaaattatgtctGCGATAGCGACCTCTCAGATGAGTGTCCGAGACATGATCCAACTCTTCCATAGTCCCTGAGTAGTAGCTCCTCAGCAGTGtgcttaattttatatcagAGCAGTTAACAACAGAAAGGTGCTTCCCAAGTATGGCTCCGTCCATTCCACCCTGGACCTGAGCATCAGTGGCCAAGGATGGCACGCCTGAAAGAGTAAAAATCATGGGAGCAGATACATTGTCCCAACAACCATCTGGCCCAAGTCGCTCAGGTGGAGTTGCGTTCCAAAACTGCAGAAATGACAGGCCTAAGTTCTTGGCCAGTGGGAGAAGGTAGAAACCATCAGGCTGGTTACTGTCTTCATTAGCTCTTAGCCCGGATTCAAGACCTAAAAGGAGGGGAGCAAGGGCAATCGTCGTGCCATCAGGAGTCAGAACAACTCCCCTCTCTTCATGACCATCTGTTATGAAATGATGAATGGCTTGGTTCAAGAAATTAGAGAGATAGTGGTTTATATTGAGCTGCTctgtaatgttgtttttgtaGTGAATTTCATCTCTATTGTCAGATGATCCCAGAAAGTCATGTGTGATATTGTCACTTTGGTCTGCAATCTTGCATAGACTCGTCACTAAAGCCAGTGGACTTAGTCTTGGGTTTAAATCTTCTAAATGTGTAACAGCAGTAATAAATTTCTCCATGTTCCTCAGATGATCTGCTGTaactaaaattataaaaaaaaaaaaaaaaatttgagcGACTGACATGAGAAGCCTTGCACATTCAAGTTAAAATGGCCGTGCCTGCTCTTACAGTacgttaaaaataaggtggatacaaccagaattccggaaatgttgggacattttttacatttaaatttgaattattagttttgaataaaactaaaagactttcagatcacacgagccaatattttattcacaatagaacatagataacataacaaatgtttaaacggagaaattttacaattttatgcacaaaatgagctcatttcaaatttgatgcctgctactcttcttcttttcaaaacagtttgaagatgtctggacatcgaggttatgagtttctggagttttggtgttttaatttggtcccattcttgcctgatgtaggtttccagctgctaaagagtttgtggttgtctttgacgtatttttcatttaatattgcTCTAAAACcattatatacctttcagcattcatagtgccttccaaaacatgcaagctgcccataccgtatgcacttatgcacccctataccatcagagatgctggcttctgaactgaatgctgataacacgctggaaggtctccctcctctttagcctggaggacaTGGCGTCTGTTATTTTCCAACaggaatgtcaaatttggactcgtctgaccatagaacacttttttcactttgaaacagtccattttaaatgagtcttggcccacaggacactacggcacttctggaccatgttcacatatggcttcctttttgcatgatagagctttagttggcatctgcagatggcacggcagattgtgtttaccgacagtggtttctggaagtattcctgggcccatttagtaatgtcattcaCACAATCATgtcgatgagtgatgcagtgtcttctgagggcccaaagaccacaggcatccaataaaggtcttcagccttgtcccttctgcacagagatttctccagtttctctgaatcttttgatgatttTATGCAATCATTGGTTTTAAAgtaggaacattgtttttaaagtattccacaatctttttacacactctttcacagctctgcccatctttatttctgagagactctgcctctctaagacatcccttttatagctaatcatgttacagacctgatatcaattaacttaattagttgctagatgttctcccagctaaatcttttcaaaaatgtcttgctttttcagccatttgttgctcCCGTGTcgactattttgagacctgtagcaggcatcaaatttgaaattagcttattttgtgcataaaagtgtaaaatttctcagtttaaacatttatgttatctatgttctattgtgaataaaatattggctcatgtgatttgaaagtcttttagttttcattttattcaaatttaaaaaacatcccaacttttccggaatttggCTTTTACATGCTGAGCAAAGCAGAACTACGATTACATTATCTAGACAGTCAGACTGGACAGGGAAAAAAGGTCAAAATATTGCTTTAGTCTGactgaaatcaaaatgttaaAGTGCTTGTAAACAAACATGTTATCAAATGTATAACATGGAAATTTGAATGtaattaaattgaatatttATAGTTTACATACCTGAGCTCTGAATGACAGCCATGGTAATAATCCATAGTGCTCCAGGTATCATTATCAGTTCTAAATATTACTACTTGGTAGTAAGTGCTTGATTTGAATGCAGTGTATGAGTACTTGAAACACAGAAGGCAGGACACTCCAAATTCTGCATTTTCACGTCATTTATGTGGTGTATTCCACCAtgacaaacatgttttttgtgGTGGGTCAGAGTACGTGTGTACTCTGATGTGAGTAAAGGTCTTTTCTATAATTTGTATTTAGCTACTAATATTGATTTTTGGATGGCAGTGACTAACAGATCTGCTGTTCTGTTTGTTGCATAAGGAGGAGTACCCGGTTACTGGAAATGAGGGAGGTAAAGGTCATAGCTagatgggtaacactttacagtaaggtctcatttgttaacattagttaatgtattaactaacacggacttacaatgagcaatacatttgttacagtatttattaatctttgttaatgttatttaataaaaatccagcagttcattttttgttcatgttagtttacagtgcattaactaatgttaacaaatacaactcttgattttaataatgtattagtaaatgttgaaattaacattaactaagattaaaaaatgctgtagaagtattgttaattcttagtttgagttaactaaagtagttaactaatgaaaccttattgtaaaatgtaaccGCTAGATGTtgtgttttataatgtaatgaaaaaaagtaaGTTGTTGAACACATTCATTTACCTGAAGAATGAGCAACATGCAACATAATTGTGTTGATTTACAAGAACACCAAAGAAACTGAGTTAATCTGTTAACTGTTacatattaaaacagtaatatcctATACTAAACCTAAACTAATCTTGACAaattatatatcatttgaaagcttacaATCTCTACTTTTCATATTTGGTGCCTGATTTTCAAACTAAATTAGGAGCAGTAATTCATCAATTTGCAACAAGAATAGTTTCATACTCATAAGGCATGTtcagacatttattttgaaatagcgaTGAACAGGAAAAATCATGAAAGATTGgttgaaacatgtttgttttcttgccaagagttcaaaagataacatccattaaatttttttggaggaaaaaaggtctgaaattgttttttaatagaaaaaaaaaatgtatgattgtGGCGGCAAGCTATAACCcacatacatgttgtttttatgtttattagagGTTGAATTCATATCAAATTCTGCCAGACATCCCATACTACTTCTGTATAGGATGTATACTTaataaattgtatgaaaataatagaaatatatggttcagatcactcaaaccatatatggaaatggagGCACCCTTATATGGTCAGTAATGGAGCTTGgttgtcatctagtgaaaaagtttggtactgcgcccaaacgaaatcttactgaaagctcattttttgagatatcaacctaaaatttggaacacaacttgttcagATTTTAGgatttgattttcttgcagttttagagtataacttgttttgtaaaatatatattttacatacaatataaaatattatatttttacattttcataaacttaaacttctataactttttttctctttcacttacataatttatttcacttctactATAATCTGCcaaatttcatctttaaaacaagaccagcTTTATGTGTATATTCCAATTTATTCTTGAgttacaaccatttaagtttggatagtgcagTTAACAGTTAAGAGGTTAAGAAATTCTTCCCTCTTGCGGCCAAGAGAAGCATTGAAATTAAAGCAACAGCAGcaa
This window harbors:
- the pglyrp2 gene encoding N-acetylmuramoyl-L-alanine amidase isoform X1, with the translated sequence MIPGALWIITMAVIQSSVTADHLRNMEKFITAVTHLEDLNPRLSPLALVTSLCKIADQSDNITHDFLGSSDNRDEIHYKNNITEQLNINHYLSNFLNQAIHHFITDGHEERGVVLTPDGTTIALAPLLLGLESGLRANEDSNQPDGFYLLPLAKNLGLSFLQFWNATPPERLGPDGCWDNVSAPMIFTLSGVPSLATDAQVQGGMDGAILGKHLSVVNCSDIKLSTLLRSYYSGTMEELDHVSDTHLRGRYRRHNFKKITNSFLLQEKVADALHSHPQQGDIGVESLIKKGIEEFVLRYMECPAIIPRCIWGAAPPRAPLTPLSPPLPYLYIHHTEIPSKPCLNLQMCSKKMRAMQHFHQKGRGWYDLGYSFAVGSDGYIYEGRGWMWVGAHTRGRNPVGYGVAFIGNYSTHLPSHYDMELVRHHLVKCGVSNGFLQENFTILGHRQVVATSCPGDSLYSEITTWEHYKDTNPLRTSAVTDMT
- the pglyrp2 gene encoding N-acetylmuramoyl-L-alanine amidase isoform X2, whose amino-acid sequence is MIPGALWIITMAVIQSSVTADHLRNMEKFITAVTHLEDLNPRLSPLALVTSLCKIADQSDNITHDFLGSSDNRDEIHYKNNITEQLNINHYLSNFLNQAIHHFITDGHEERGVVLTPDGTTIALAPLLLGLESGLRANEDSNQPDGFYLLPLAKNLGLSFLQFWNATPPERLGPDGCWDNVSAPMIFTLSGVPSLATDAQVQGGMDGAILGKHLSVVNCSDIKLSTLLRSYYSGTMEELDHVSDTHLRGRYRRHNFKKITNSFLLQEKVADALHSHPQQGDIGVESLIKKGIEEFVLRYMECPAIIPRCIWGAAPPRAPLTPLSPPLPYLYIHHTEIPSKPCLNLQMCSKKMRAMQHFHQKGRGWYDLGYRYHLLQRDFVTNTVSHRTLRLGLMATSMKVEVGCG